The DNA segment CTTCGGGCAACTGGGTTCGCCCCTCATAGGCCCCCACGGTCCTACCCCTTCTGCGTCACGTCAAGGACGATCACCCGTCCGGGCGGAACCCGTGCCGACCGAATATAGATGTAGCTTGCATTAATTAGCCTAGCTAACATACTCTGTGCATCGGCCACCTACCTCAGTCCGGATTGGAGAACGCAATGGACCCCTTCGACGCGGGAGCGGGCAGCATCCTGCGGCAGCCGAGGGCCGTGTGGGCGACTGCCGGCGCTTCCGTCGTGGCCTTCATGGGCATCGGGCTCGTCGACCCGATCCTGCCGTCCATCGCCGGCGGCCTGCACGCCACCGCCGGCCAGGTCTCCCTGCTCTTCACCTCGTACTTCCTCATCACCGCCGTGGCGATGCTGGTCACCGGATTCATCTCCAGCCGCATCGGCGGCCGCAAGACCCTGCTGCTCGGCCTCGCGTTCGTGATCGTCTTCGCCGGGCTCGCGGGCACGTCCGGATCGGTCGGCGAGCTGGTCGGGTTCCGGGCGGGCTGGGGGCTCGGCAACGCGCTCTTCGTCTCGACGGCCCTCGCCGTCATCGTCGGCGCGGCAGCCGGCGGCAGCTCGGCGGCGATCCTGCTGTACGAGTCCGCCCTCGGCCTCGGCATGGCATGCGGGCCCCTGCTGGGCGCACTGCTCGGGGACGCCAGCTGGCGCTACCCGTTCTTCGGTACGGCCGCGCTGATGGCGGTCGGCTTCCTGTGCATCGCCGCGTTCCTGAAGGAGCAACCGAAGCCGGCCCGCAAGACCTCGCTGCTGGACCCGATCAGAGCCCTCGGCCACGGCGGCCTCGCGTCCGCGGCGGTCTCGGCGTTCTTCTACAACTACACGTTCTTCACCGTGCTGGCCTTCACACCGTTCGTGCTGAACATGAGCCCGTACCGGTCGGGCGCGGTGTTCTTCGCCTGGGGCCTGCTGCTCGCCGTGTTCTCGGTGATCGTGGCACCGCGCCTGCAGAAGCGCCTCGGCTCGCTGAAGGTGCTCGGCGGCTCACTGGTACTGCTGGCCGTGGACGTGCTCGTCCTCGGCTACGGCGACCACACCACCGCCGTCGTCTGCACGATCCTGTCCGGCGCGTTCATCGGCGTGAACAACACCGTCTACACGGAGCTGGCGCTCGGCGTCTCCGACGCCCCTCGCCCCGTGGCGAGCGCGGGCTACAACTTCGTGCGGTGGTTCGCCGCGGCGGCCGCGCCCTACTTCGCGCCGCGGATCGAGGAGTGGACCGGCAGCCTCCGTATCCCGTTCGTCGTGGCAGCCGTCACAGCCGTACTGGGCTCGCTCGTGGTCGTCGTACGCCGGAAGTCACTGGCGCACGAAGCCGAGGAGCTGGCGCCGGCGCACGCCACCGAGGACAGCGTGACCGTGTTCGCCAACTGACGCTTTTCAGCCACCGGTTGGTGAGGTTGCTCACGCGGCGGTCAGTCCAGCGGGACGGACGTCCGGGCGGGGTCCCGGAGGTCCGTCCCGTTCGCCAGCCAGCGCTCCTGGAGGGCCTGGGCGCCGTGCACTCGCTTCCACGCGGCCTCGTTCGGGGTCATGGGGAGCAGCGGCAGGAAGTGCACGGGATCGGCAGGCTCGTCGAGTTCCAGGTCCTCGACCAGGCCGCCCGGTTCGGCGACCAGGACCGAGGTGAACGGGGCCCCCGGCCACAGCGGCTCACCGACGTCCAGCGAGGCACCCGGAGCCACGATCACGCCCTCCACCTGCGGGGACGCGGCGAGCACGGCGAGCGGGCGGAGCACCTTGTCGGTGTCGGCGAGCCCGGAGCGCACCGAGAGCACCAGCTCGGCGCGGGGGCCGTTGACCGGGTCGGAGACCATCGCGGTGGGGTCGTTCATGGGATGCGCGGACATGCCGAGTGTGGCGTAGCGCACGAGGTCTCCCTCCTGGAAACGGAGTACCTCCATGCGGTCCGTACCGAGGAAGGTGACCGCCGCGCGTGCGTCCGGTTCGCCCAGCGCGGAGCGCAACCGGGCCTCGACCAGAGGGAGAACATCAGCCATGCGCCGAGCATAGAACTCGTCAGTACCGGGCAAAGGAGCGCCTTGACACTTCAGTCGGCTGATACTCTTGCCCGGTGTTCGGGACAGCATGCAGAAGCTTCGCGATCGAGTCCTGACACCGAATTGAGACTCCCCTACGGGGAACCCCGAACGGGGTGTGGATCGTCCCTCACGAGGGACCGGCCGGAGGAGGTGGGGCTGTCATGGATCGAAGTCGACCGTGCAGTACCACTCGCTCTTCCCGCCGCTGATGTAGCTGATCCGGCTGTTCCGCCTCCGGCTGACCGCCGCCTTTCATGCTCGCGTCCTCACGCGGAAGAGCACTTCGTTTCGCTTTGCCTGATCTGTCTGATCTGAATCAGCAACGAAGCCCATCACCGCGACGGTGCGGTGCTCCCCGCTTTGTGGACGTGCCAAACATCCTGAAGTCAGGACGTCCCCATTCCGGGTAGTTCCAACCGTGCTGCGGCCCCCACGCTTCGTTGCCCGTTGCGAAGGAGCTTGCTCATGTCGA comes from the Streptomyces sp. NBC_00443 genome and includes:
- a CDS encoding suppressor of fused domain protein, which translates into the protein MADVLPLVEARLRSALGEPDARAAVTFLGTDRMEVLRFQEGDLVRYATLGMSAHPMNDPTAMVSDPVNGPRAELVLSVRSGLADTDKVLRPLAVLAASPQVEGVIVAPGASLDVGEPLWPGAPFTSVLVAEPGGLVEDLELDEPADPVHFLPLLPMTPNEAAWKRVHGAQALQERWLANGTDLRDPARTSVPLD
- a CDS encoding MFS transporter, with translation MDPFDAGAGSILRQPRAVWATAGASVVAFMGIGLVDPILPSIAGGLHATAGQVSLLFTSYFLITAVAMLVTGFISSRIGGRKTLLLGLAFVIVFAGLAGTSGSVGELVGFRAGWGLGNALFVSTALAVIVGAAAGGSSAAILLYESALGLGMACGPLLGALLGDASWRYPFFGTAALMAVGFLCIAAFLKEQPKPARKTSLLDPIRALGHGGLASAAVSAFFYNYTFFTVLAFTPFVLNMSPYRSGAVFFAWGLLLAVFSVIVAPRLQKRLGSLKVLGGSLVLLAVDVLVLGYGDHTTAVVCTILSGAFIGVNNTVYTELALGVSDAPRPVASAGYNFVRWFAAAAAPYFAPRIEEWTGSLRIPFVVAAVTAVLGSLVVVVRRKSLAHEAEELAPAHATEDSVTVFAN